A stretch of the Clostridium fungisolvens genome encodes the following:
- a CDS encoding proline--tRNA ligase, translating into MKMSNMLVSTLREVPAEAEIDSHKLMLRAGMMRKMASGIYNYMPLGLKVLKKIEDVVREEMDNAGAQEFLASAMIPAELWKESGRWDAYGAEMFRLKDRNERDFCLGPTHEEVFTDIARNEIKSYKQLPVNLYQIQTKYRDERRPRFGVMRSREFIMKDAYSFDKDEAGLDISYNKMNKAYVNIFNRCGLDAKCVEADSGAIGGSNSAEFMVKSEVGEDDIVFCSSCDYAANIEKAAPTPELAEVEELKALNKIETPNTRTIEELIKFFNTTEKKFAKTLIYNADGKIVAVMVRGDREVNETKVANALGGVTNLEMADNEAVAKATGAQVGFAGPIGIKVEALFVDTEVARMYNFIVGANETGYHIENVNYGRDFEGTVGDFRNITEGEKCPHCGGTITISRGTEVGHIFKLGTKYSVSMNANFIDENGEQKPFIMGCYGIGITRTMASIIEQHHDENGIVWPLSVAPYQVAVVIVNIKDEAQVKVATELYESLRKRGVDVILDDRNERAGVKFKDADLMGIPMRITVGKKITESQVEFKLRNSQDIDVINIDDVYNTVKKQFDEAGLYI; encoded by the coding sequence ATGAAAATGTCAAACATGTTAGTTTCTACACTAAGGGAAGTACCTGCAGAAGCTGAAATAGATAGCCATAAGCTTATGTTAAGAGCAGGTATGATGAGAAAGATGGCATCAGGTATTTATAATTATATGCCACTTGGACTTAAAGTACTAAAAAAAATAGAAGATGTTGTTAGAGAAGAAATGGATAATGCAGGAGCGCAAGAGTTTTTGGCTTCAGCTATGATTCCAGCAGAATTATGGAAAGAATCAGGAAGATGGGATGCTTACGGCGCAGAGATGTTTAGACTGAAAGATAGAAACGAAAGAGATTTCTGTCTTGGGCCAACTCATGAAGAAGTATTCACAGATATAGCTAGAAATGAAATAAAATCATATAAGCAATTACCAGTAAATCTTTATCAAATACAAACTAAATACAGAGATGAAAGAAGACCAAGGTTCGGGGTAATGAGATCTAGAGAATTCATAATGAAAGATGCTTATAGCTTTGATAAAGATGAAGCAGGTCTTGATATATCTTACAACAAGATGAATAAGGCTTATGTGAACATATTTAACAGATGTGGATTAGATGCAAAATGCGTTGAAGCTGACTCAGGTGCTATTGGAGGATCAAACTCAGCAGAATTTATGGTTAAATCTGAAGTTGGAGAAGATGATATTGTATTCTGCAGTTCTTGCGATTATGCAGCTAATATTGAAAAGGCAGCACCAACTCCTGAACTAGCAGAAGTTGAAGAATTAAAGGCGCTTAATAAAATAGAAACTCCAAACACTAGAACAATAGAAGAACTTATAAAATTCTTTAATACTACAGAAAAAAAGTTTGCTAAAACTCTTATATACAATGCAGATGGCAAGATAGTTGCAGTTATGGTAAGAGGAGATAGAGAAGTAAACGAAACAAAGGTTGCAAATGCTTTAGGTGGTGTTACTAATTTAGAAATGGCAGATAATGAAGCTGTTGCAAAAGCAACTGGTGCACAAGTTGGATTTGCTGGACCAATAGGCATTAAGGTTGAAGCTTTATTTGTTGATACTGAAGTTGCAAGGATGTATAACTTCATAGTTGGTGCTAATGAAACTGGTTATCATATAGAGAATGTAAACTATGGAAGAGACTTTGAAGGAACTGTTGGAGACTTTAGAAACATAACTGAAGGCGAAAAATGTCCACACTGTGGAGGGACAATTACTATATCTAGAGGAACTGAAGTAGGACACATATTTAAGCTTGGAACAAAATATTCAGTTTCTATGAATGCAAACTTTATCGATGAGAATGGAGAACAAAAACCATTTATAATGGGCTGTTATGGTATAGGAATAACAAGAACAATGGCGTCTATAATAGAGCAGCATCATGACGAAAATGGTATAGTATGGCCACTTTCTGTAGCGCCATATCAAGTAGCAGTAGTTATTGTAAATATAAAGGATGAAGCTCAAGTGAAGGTTGCTACTGAACTTTATGAATCTCTTAGAAAAAGAGGCGTTGATGTAATTCTAGATGATAGAAATGAAAGAGCTGGGGTTAAGTTTAAGGATGCTGACCTTATGGGAATACCAATGAGAATAACAGTAGGTAAAAAAATTACTGAAAGTCAAGTAGAATTTAAGCTAAGAAATTCTCAAGATATTGATGTAATAAATATAGATGATGTATATAATACAGTAAAAAAACAGTTTGATGAAGCTGGCTTATATATATAA
- the ispD gene encoding 2-C-methyl-D-erythritol 4-phosphate cytidylyltransferase, producing MSKACAIIVAGGKGKRMGTDIAKQYINIGGKPILYYAIKAFVDCSSIDEVVLVTQKDEIQYCKNEIIEKFNLPVKKIVEAGTERQDSVYNGLKSIQDCDIVLIHDAARPFVSRDIIENGIIYAKEFGGAAPGVTPKDTIKIKSDDGFSLSTPNRSTLFAVQTPQCFRYDDIRQCHEKIKRNNISVTDDTMAFELYHGKVFLYEGSYKNIKITTPEDLILAENFVKEV from the coding sequence ATGTCGAAGGCTTGTGCTATTATTGTGGCTGGTGGCAAGGGCAAGAGGATGGGAACTGATATAGCTAAGCAATATATAAATATTGGAGGAAAACCTATATTATATTATGCAATTAAGGCCTTTGTAGATTGTAGTTCTATAGATGAAGTAGTATTGGTGACTCAAAAGGATGAGATCCAATATTGTAAGAATGAAATAATTGAAAAGTTTAATCTGCCTGTGAAGAAGATTGTTGAGGCAGGAACAGAAAGACAGGATTCCGTATATAATGGATTAAAATCAATACAAGATTGCGATATAGTATTAATTCATGATGCTGCTAGACCGTTTGTTAGTAGAGATATAATTGAGAATGGTATAATATATGCTAAAGAGTTTGGTGGAGCAGCACCAGGAGTTACACCTAAAGATACTATTAAAATCAAGTCTGATGATGGATTTTCTTTATCAACACCAAATAGAAGTACATTATTTGCAGTACAAACACCGCAATGTTTTAGATATGATGATATAAGACAATGCCATGAAAAAATAAAAAGAAATAATATATCAGTAACAGACGATACTATGGCTTTTGAACTATATCATGGCAAAGTGTTTTTATATGAAGGTAGCTATAAGAATATAAAGATAACTACTCCAGAAGATTTGATTTTAGCAGAAAACTTTGTAAAAGAGGTATAA
- a CDS encoding PIN/TRAM domain-containing protein, whose translation MVKKLFRLTFTIIGLVVGYFLADGLIKTNYIANNFSSIKMPVVALIFYSLFIIIFGLILFIVSPLLYLGISKLIDAIESSMQKLTASEILFGAIGAIISLIIASLFMLPLNGVLNKIHEILAQVVFIVVNLVALVIGVDISVKRRDDIIALFDGLKRSSSKDKKNKHGNKGYPKVLDTSVIIDGRIFDICQTAFVEGPLVIPSFVLDELRHISDSSDSLKRNRGRRGLDILNKIQKELSIEVQIWEGDFPDIQEVDSKLLKLAQTLSGKVVTNDYNLNKVAEFQGVPVLNINELANAIKPVVLPGEDMTITIVKDGKESGQGVAYLDDGTMIVVEGGRKFIGENIDVTVTSVLQTAAGRMIFAKQKEVV comes from the coding sequence TTGGTAAAAAAACTTTTTAGACTTACTTTCACTATAATTGGATTAGTAGTTGGCTATTTTTTAGCAGATGGGCTTATAAAAACGAATTATATAGCAAATAATTTTTCATCTATAAAAATGCCAGTAGTAGCGTTGATTTTTTATTCTTTATTTATTATTATTTTCGGACTTATACTTTTTATTGTTTCTCCACTTTTATATCTAGGTATATCAAAGTTAATAGATGCTATAGAAAGCAGTATGCAGAAACTCACTGCCAGTGAAATATTATTTGGTGCGATAGGTGCGATAATATCACTAATAATAGCATCATTATTTATGCTGCCACTTAATGGAGTATTAAATAAGATACATGAAATATTAGCTCAGGTAGTCTTCATTGTAGTTAACCTTGTTGCTTTAGTAATTGGAGTAGATATTTCTGTTAAAAGAAGAGATGATATAATAGCTTTATTTGATGGATTAAAAAGAAGTTCAAGCAAAGACAAAAAGAATAAACACGGAAATAAAGGATATCCAAAAGTTTTAGATACGTCTGTAATAATTGATGGAAGGATATTTGATATATGCCAAACGGCATTTGTTGAAGGACCTCTCGTTATTCCAAGCTTTGTTCTTGATGAACTAAGACATATATCAGACTCATCAGATTCCTTAAAAAGAAATAGAGGAAGAAGAGGATTAGACATACTGAATAAGATCCAAAAAGAGCTGAGTATAGAAGTTCAGATTTGGGAAGGTGATTTTCCAGATATTCAGGAAGTGGATTCTAAGCTTTTAAAGCTTGCTCAAACCTTAAGTGGAAAAGTTGTAACTAATGATTATAACTTAAACAAAGTAGCAGAATTCCAAGGTGTACCAGTCCTAAATATAAATGAATTGGCTAATGCTATAAAGCCCGTAGTACTTCCAGGAGAAGACATGACCATAACAATTGTTAAAGATGGTAAAGAATCAGGGCAAGGTGTTGCATACCTTGATGATGGTACAATGATAGTTGTTGAAGGTGGAAGAAAGTTTATTGGAGAGAATATTGATGTTACAGTTACTTCAGTACTCCAAACGGCTGCAGGAAGAATGATATTTGCGAAACAGAAAGAAGTAGTTTAA
- a CDS encoding DUF1573 domain-containing protein, producing the protein MKDVIFDDFQNAVQESLLRHKSILDILSKFQESNARVNRAVAKAVTNCGCVKISADKQCLPEEDDSIDVLDKCLKSHLEGELCEGCREIIERELGNNIFYLTSLCNSLDLNLYDILIKEYDRINTLGKFTFR; encoded by the coding sequence ATGAAAGACGTTATATTCGATGATTTTCAAAATGCTGTGCAGGAATCACTACTAAGACACAAGAGTATTCTTGATATTTTATCTAAATTTCAAGAGTCTAATGCTAGGGTGAATAGAGCTGTGGCTAAAGCTGTAACAAATTGTGGGTGCGTAAAAATTTCTGCTGATAAACAATGTCTTCCTGAAGAGGATGATTCTATAGATGTCTTAGATAAATGTTTAAAAAGTCATCTTGAAGGAGAACTATGCGAAGGCTGCAGAGAAATTATTGAAAGAGAACTTGGTAATAATATCTTCTATCTTACTTCACTTTGCAACTCCTTAGATTTAAACCTTTACGATATATTGATAAAGGAATATGATCGAATAAATACACTTGGGAAATTTACATTTAGATGA
- the disA gene encoding DNA integrity scanning diadenylate cyclase DisA, with product MRIENDKEIKNILKIVGPGTQLREGLENILRAKTGGLIVLSNTEEVMRIVDGGFTINSDYSPSYIYELAKMDGAIVISSDLKKIICANAQLVPESSIQTFETGTRHRTAQRVAKQTGMIAVAISQRRNIITIYKGELKYVLRESSVILARANQAVQTLEKYVAVLDRVINNLNLLEFQDLVTLFDVVTAIQRTEMVMRIVGEIERYIVELGNEGRLISMQLNELIKNIEQDGILLIRDYCKINMDNNEIYKDMQKLSQEELLDLDMIGKLLGYVSVPMIDTLISPRGYRILNKVPRIPTTVIENLIKHFKELTAILDATTDDLDKVEGIGEARARAIRNGLRRIKEQVSLNKQL from the coding sequence ATGAGAATAGAAAATGATAAAGAAATTAAAAACATCTTAAAAATAGTTGGTCCAGGAACGCAGCTTAGAGAAGGTCTTGAAAATATATTAAGGGCTAAGACTGGAGGGCTTATAGTACTAAGTAACACTGAAGAGGTTATGAGAATTGTTGATGGGGGATTTACCATAAATTCTGATTATTCACCATCATATATTTACGAACTAGCTAAAATGGATGGGGCAATTGTAATAAGTTCAGATCTAAAAAAGATTATTTGTGCAAATGCTCAGTTAGTGCCGGAGTCATCTATACAGACTTTTGAAACAGGAACAAGGCACAGAACTGCTCAAAGAGTAGCTAAACAAACAGGAATGATAGCAGTTGCTATCTCTCAGAGAAGAAATATAATAACTATATATAAAGGTGAGCTAAAATATGTATTGAGAGAAAGCAGTGTTATATTAGCAAGAGCTAATCAGGCTGTACAGACACTTGAAAAGTATGTGGCGGTTCTAGATAGAGTTATTAATAATCTGAATTTATTAGAGTTCCAGGACTTAGTAACCTTGTTTGATGTAGTTACTGCTATCCAAAGGACAGAAATGGTAATGAGAATAGTAGGAGAGATAGAGAGATATATAGTTGAACTTGGAAATGAAGGAAGACTAATTTCCATGCAGTTAAATGAGTTAATAAAAAATATAGAGCAAGACGGAATACTTCTAATAAGAGATTACTGCAAAATTAATATGGACAATAATGAAATATATAAAGATATGCAGAAGCTTAGCCAAGAAGAATTACTAGATTTAGATATGATAGGTAAGCTTTTAGGATATGTGTCAGTTCCAATGATAGATACATTAATTTCTCCAAGGGGGTATAGGATTCTAAACAAAGTACCAAGAATTCCTACAACTGTTATAGAGAATCTCATTAAGCACTTTAAAGAATTGACAGCAATTTTAGATGCTACAACAGATGATTTAGATAAAGTTGAAGGTATTGGGGAAGCAAGAGCAAGGGCAATTAGAAATGGGTTAAGAAGAATAAAAGAACAAGTTTCATTAAATAAACAATTATAA
- the radA gene encoding DNA repair protein RadA, producing MAKIKTLYVCQQCGYESPKWLGKCPECNSWNSMLEEVKETKPQKSSFPSRQTSSPKQIKDIKSGEKERYDTGIIELNRVLGGGLVRGSLTLISGDPGIGKSTLLLQTANNISKKYGKVLYVSGEESEEQIKIRGDRLGVEAEELYIVSETSLDVIESYIEDIKPVFVIIDSIQTIYKEGVTSAPGSVSQVRECSNVIMRVGKNNNIPLFIVAHVTKQGELAGPRVLEHMVDTVLSFEGERTEEFRILRTMKNRFGTTSEIGVFEMSQEGLIQIYDPSRMFLEDTNYNQEGSMVVGLMEGTRPILVEIQALVTETKAVMPRRTGVGIDHQRLSLILAVLEKKIRIPFYNSDVYLNVVGGLNIEGTTADLGIALALISSSKGNAGALEKVMIIGEVGLTGEIRPVNNCDRLVNEAQKMGFTNVVVPYRNLDKLNKEGLNVIGVRTLKEAVSKIF from the coding sequence ATGGCTAAAATTAAAACTCTATATGTTTGTCAGCAATGTGGTTATGAATCGCCAAAATGGTTAGGAAAGTGCCCAGAATGTAATTCTTGGAATTCTATGCTAGAAGAAGTAAAGGAAACTAAGCCGCAAAAATCATCCTTTCCATCAAGACAAACCAGTTCTCCTAAACAAATAAAAGATATTAAATCTGGGGAAAAAGAAAGATATGATACAGGAATTATTGAACTCAATAGAGTTTTAGGAGGTGGCCTTGTAAGGGGATCTCTTACATTAATATCCGGGGATCCTGGTATAGGAAAATCCACACTGCTTTTACAAACTGCTAATAACATATCAAAAAAATACGGAAAAGTTCTTTATGTTTCTGGTGAAGAATCAGAAGAGCAGATTAAGATAAGAGGGGATAGGTTGGGGGTTGAAGCCGAAGAATTATATATAGTATCAGAAACCAGCCTTGATGTGATAGAAAGCTATATAGAAGATATAAAACCTGTTTTTGTAATAATTGACTCTATTCAAACCATATATAAAGAAGGAGTTACTTCTGCACCTGGAAGTGTATCTCAAGTTAGAGAATGCTCTAATGTAATAATGAGAGTGGGAAAAAACAACAATATACCTTTGTTTATAGTAGCACATGTGACTAAACAAGGTGAATTAGCAGGTCCTAGAGTGTTGGAGCATATGGTTGATACAGTACTTTCTTTTGAAGGGGAAAGAACAGAAGAATTTAGAATACTTAGAACAATGAAAAACAGATTTGGAACAACTAGTGAAATTGGAGTATTTGAAATGAGTCAAGAAGGTCTTATTCAGATTTATGATCCATCAAGAATGTTCTTAGAGGACACTAATTACAATCAAGAGGGATCTATGGTTGTAGGACTTATGGAGGGTACAAGGCCAATACTTGTAGAAATACAAGCGTTAGTTACAGAAACTAAAGCTGTGATGCCAAGGCGTACTGGAGTAGGTATAGATCATCAAAGACTTAGCTTAATTTTAGCTGTTCTCGAGAAAAAGATAAGGATACCATTCTATAATAGCGATGTTTATTTAAATGTAGTAGGTGGGCTTAATATAGAAGGTACAACTGCTGATTTAGGTATAGCATTAGCACTTATATCCTCATCTAAGGGAAATGCAGGGGCGTTAGAAAAAGTGATGATTATTGGTGAAGTAGGACTTACGGGAGAGATAAGACCAGTAAACAATTGTGATAGATTGGTGAATGAAGCACAAAAGATGGGATTTACCAATGTAGTAGTACCATATAGAAACTTAGATAAGCTTAACAAGGAAGGACTAAATGTAATTGGTGTCAGAACTTTAAAGGAAGCAGTAAGCAAGATTTTCTGA
- the nagB gene encoding glucosamine-6-phosphate deaminase — protein MKIIIAKNYDEMSEIAAREIADFINNKPDAVLGLATGGTPAGMYKELIKLYKEGKVDFSKITSVNLDEYVGLSGEHEQSYRYFMDDNLFNHVNIDKSKTFVPNGLAEDIDASCREYDQRISELGGVDLQLLGIGGNGHIGFNEPAEYLYQGTHQTELAESTIEANARFFDSIDEVPKKAITMGIGGIMKSKKILLLASGENKAEAVAQLVSGKISTKAPASMLQMHGDVVVVIDEAAAKFIKRA, from the coding sequence ATGAAAATAATAATTGCTAAAAATTATGATGAAATGAGTGAAATTGCAGCTCGAGAAATTGCTGATTTTATAAATAACAAACCAGATGCGGTTTTAGGTCTTGCTACTGGAGGAACTCCAGCTGGAATGTATAAGGAGCTTATAAAGTTATATAAAGAAGGAAAAGTAGACTTCTCTAAAATAACTAGTGTAAATCTTGACGAGTACGTTGGACTAAGTGGTGAACATGAACAAAGCTATAGATATTTTATGGATGATAATCTATTCAATCATGTTAATATAGATAAAAGTAAAACTTTTGTTCCTAATGGATTAGCAGAAGATATAGATGCATCATGCAGAGAGTATGACCAAAGAATATCAGAACTTGGAGGCGTTGACCTTCAATTGCTTGGAATAGGTGGAAACGGTCATATAGGTTTTAATGAACCAGCTGAGTATTTATACCAAGGTACGCACCAAACTGAATTAGCTGAAAGCACTATAGAAGCTAATGCTAGATTCTTTGATTCAATAGATGAAGTTCCAAAGAAAGCTATAACTATGGGCATTGGTGGAATAATGAAATCAAAGAAGATACTTCTTTTAGCTAGTGGAGAAAATAAGGCTGAGGCAGTTGCACAATTAGTAAGTGGAAAGATAAGCACAAAGGCACCTGCTTCAATGCTACAAATGCATGGGGATGTAGTTGTTGTTATCGATGAAGCAGCAGCTAAGTTTATAAAAAGAGCATAA